In Brachypodium distachyon strain Bd21 chromosome 2, Brachypodium_distachyon_v3.0, whole genome shotgun sequence, one genomic interval encodes:
- the LOC100836958 gene encoding ras-related protein RIC2, translating into MAGGGGSGAYRAEDDYDYLFKAVIIGDSGVGKSNLLSRFTKNEFCLESKSTIGVEFATRSLQVDGKVVKAQIWDTAGQERYRAITSAYYRGAVGALLVYDVTRRSTFDNVARWLKELRDHTDPSIVVMLVGNKSDLRHLVAVSTEDGQEYAEAESLYFMETSALDATNVDNAFAEVLTQIYQIASRKTVDAGEDGSAAPSKGEKINVKDDVSALKRVGCCSN; encoded by the exons atggcgggcggcggaggcagcggcgcGTACAGGGCGGAGGACGACTACGACTACCTGTTCAAGGCGGTGATCATCGGCGACTCCGGCGTCGGCAAGTCCAACTTGCTGTCGCGGTTCACCAAGAACGAGTTCTGCCTCGAGTCCAAGTCCACCATCGGGGTCGAGTTCGCCACCCGCAGCCTCCAGGTCGACGGCAAGGTCGTCAAGGCCCAGATTTGGGACACCGCCGGTCAGGAGAG ATACCGTGCTATCACGAGTGCCTATTATAGAGGAGCAGTAGGCGCATTACTTGTCTATGATGTCACTCGCCGTTCGACATTCGACAATGTGGCGCGCTGGCTAAAAGAGCTGAGGGATCACACTGATCCTAGCATTGTTGTCATGCTAGTTGGCAACAAATCTGATCTCCGCCACTTGGTGGCTGTTTCAACTGAAGATGGCCAGGAGTATGCCGAGGCTGAGTCACTGTACTTCATGGAAACGTCTGCATTAGACGCGACAAATGTAGACAACGCTTTTGCAGAAGTTTTGACTCAGATATACCAAATTGCAAGCAGGAAGACGGTTGATGCAGGAGAGGATGGCTCAGCTGCCCCTAGCAAAGGGGAGAAGATAAATGTGAAAGACGACGTGTCTGCATTGAAGAGAGTCGGCTGTTGCTCAAATTAG